From the genome of Anopheles moucheti chromosome 3, idAnoMoucSN_F20_07, whole genome shotgun sequence, one region includes:
- the LOC128303767 gene encoding beta-1,3-glucosyltransferase, with protein MYRVALLLPVLLLLQLPSSVAPALAVHELSFLVLSQPARFNAARARHLKRSIVEQIRELDQEIAPNRPDSVFLTHELFPEQEGAWAITPILGHIRAAILKSTHRTARWLIVCEEQSHVNVSLLAHHLASEDYREKLFLGYPLYDREATIIHHFAFFKNPSSFLYPYLRAGIALTVPLVDHLVQLIADGAARPALSDFFIDVAHEFALAVWQHGQGYPLQPRRYFCAKALPSCAIHGAGLDASGTGNAADRMGKDSLSCTDNPTDVEQIMFAVKTCGKYHKDRVPALKNTWTKYVQHLRYFSDVDDPSIPTVATSVPNSSAGHCAKTLEILQLIGDEIRYNGSLQAVRWVMLVDDDTILSSASLARFLSCYDANRDLYLGERYGYHLMGPDGGYSYVTGGGGIVLSVAILDALQQTCECPSASSPDDMILAACLQRLGIRPIHSALFHQARPSDYAPELLDRRDTVSFHKHWQIDPQQVYNRWFRQQDEHQHHTDSCWSRLPTVSEAMCKHANSVQFSLRHKDHQLEPCLRPTRPNASVRSEHSAVREHRLVATDGEDENKRSPQQSNHNDRHQHPERVLRLVTQATTSPNAPANDRRSVQDASTVHPLATVQPRSPQQHIARKHLCESNELQSNGNLLLRRQNLQESTNIIKHTDL; from the exons ATGTATAGAGTTGCATTGCTGCTTCCGGTGTTGCTGCTATTGCAGCTACCATCATCCGTCGCGCCTGCACTGG CCGTCCATGAATTATCGTTCCTGGTGTTAAGTCAACCGGCCCGGTTCAATGCAGCACGGGCCCGGCATCTGAAGCGAAGCATCGTCGAGCAGATAAGAGAACTGGATCAG GAAATTGCACCGAACCGGCCGGATAGCGTGTTTCTCACGCACGAACTGTTCCCCGAGCAGGAGGGTGCATGGGCGATTACACCGATCCTTGGCCACATCCGGGCGGCCATCCTGAAGTCGACGCACCGGACCGCCCGCTGGTTGATCGTGTGCGAGGAGCAAAGCCACGTCAACGTGAGTCTATTAGCGCACCATTTGGCCAGCGAGGATTACCGGGAG AAGCTATTCCTCGGGTACCCGCTGTACGATCGGGAGGCAACCATAATTCATCATTtcgcattttttaaaaatcccTCCAGCTTTCTCTATCCCTATCTGCGGGCCGGTATCGCACTCACCGTGCCGTTGGTCGATCACCTGGTTCAGCTGATAGCGGACGGTGCCGCCCGTCCGGCACTGTCCGATTTCTTCATCGATGTGGCCCACGAATTTGCGCTGGCCGTGTGGCAGCATGGTCAGGGATATCCGTTGCAGCCGCGTCGCTACTTTTGCGCCAAAGCGCTACCGAGCTGTGCGATTCATGGTGCCGGATTGGACGCTTCCGGGACAGGAAATGCTGCAGACCGTATGGGGAAAGACAGCCTCAGCTGT ACGGATAACCCTACCGATGTCGAACAGATCATGTTTGCGGTGAAAACATGTGGCAAGTATCACAAGGATCGTGTTCCTGCGTTGAAAAACACTTGGACCAAGTACGTGCAGCATCTGCGGTACTTCAGCGATGTTGATG ATCCATCGATCCCGACCGTTGCTACATCCGTGCCCAACTCCAGTGCGGGACACTGTGCCAAGACGTTAGAGATTTTACAGCTGATCGGTGATGAAATTCGGTACAATGGAAGCCTCCAGGCCGTCCGGTGGGTAATGCTAGTGGACGATGATACGATCCTCAG TTCGGCCTCGTTGGCGCGGTTTCTGAGCTGTTACGACGCGAACCGTGATTTGTACCTTGGCGAACGGTACGGCTACCATCTGATGGGTCCGGACGGTGGTTACAGCTACGTgaccggtggcggtggcatAGTGCTGAGCGTGGCCATTCTCGACGCACTGCAGCAAACGTGCGAGTGCCCATCGGCATCCTCGCCGGACGATATGATACTGGCGGCCTGCCTGCAGCGACTCGGCATCCGACCGATCCATTCGGCCCTGTTCCATCAGGCCCGTCCATCGGACTACGCACCGGAGCTGCTCGACCGGCGGGATACGGTGTCGTTCCACAAGCACTGGCAGATCGATCCGCAGCAGGTGTACAACAGGTGGTTCCGCCAGCAGGACGAACACCAGCATCATACCGATTCGTGCTGGTCCCGCTTGCCGACCGTGTCCGAGGCTATGTGCAAACACGCGAACAGTGTCCAGTTCAGTCTGCGGCACAAAGATCACCAACTCGAACCGTGCCTCCGTCCAACGCGACCCAACGCCAGTGTCCGCAGCGAGCACAGCGCCGTACGTGAGCACCGGCTGGTGGCCACGGACGGCGAGGACGAAAATAAACGGTCACCTCAACAATCCAACCATAATGACCGTCATCAACATCCGGAACGAGTGCTACGGTTGGTAACGCAAGCGACCACCAGCCCTAACGCACCCGCCAACGACCGGAGGTCCGTGCAGGATGCGAGCACCGTCCATCCGTTGGCCACGGTTCAACCCCGTTCACCGCAACAACATATCGCTCGCAAACATTTGTGCGAAAGTAATGAGCTTCAATCAAACGGCAACCTTTTGCTGAGACGGCAAAACCTCCAAGAGTCGACAAACATAATCAAACACACCGATCTGTAG